The following coding sequences are from one Triticum aestivum cultivar Chinese Spring chromosome 5A, IWGSC CS RefSeq v2.1, whole genome shotgun sequence window:
- the LOC123105300 gene encoding uncharacterized protein encodes MSLWDRAASLAPKISSTSTPAPTLLSIDVENQVQDQPRHGSMSSPVLPLPTAAPPLLPIIQLDGESGYLRWKESVLLRLHTIGVADVLTEERPPDEKTAAGKQWAHMDALCRGHILATLSDRLLPVYAPHATAAAVWRAVARTYDLDLTVDVPLRSVPYVKAITFQYTEDEPVTEQLALLEGLTTNAKLDNSTLCFIVKQFPTLSEKVATHDYRLSMDEIWEIARRKERVARVQDIRRARDDPQTSDGQGSFSDGGPASRDDGGGREDGGHDSDAASLLDG; translated from the exons ATGAGTTTGTGGGACAGAGCTGCTTCATTGGCGCCGAAGATAAGTTCGACATCAACGCCAGCACCAACATTGCTATCTATCGACGTTGAAAACCAAGTTCAAGATCAACCTCG GCATGGATCGATGTCGTCGCCAGTACTACCTCTGCCCACGGCTGCACCGCCTCTGCTCCCCATCATTCAGTTGGACGGAGAGAGCGGTTACCTCCGCTGGAAGGAGTCAGTGCTGCTCCGCCTCCACACTATTGGTGTGGCCGACGTCCTGACCGAGGAGCGCCCTCCCGACGAGAAGACGGCTGCCGGCAAGCAGTGGGCGCACATGGATGCATTGTGCCGTGGCCACATCCTCGCCACGCTCTCCGACCGCCTCCTTCCGGTCTACGCTCCCCACGCCACTGCAGCTGCCGTGTGGCGCGCCGTGGCGCGCACCTACGATCTGGACCTAACGGTGGATGTTCCGCTTCGAAGCGTGCCCTATGTGAAGGCCATCACATTCCAGTACACGGAGGACGAGCCCGTCACGGAACAGCTCGCGCTCCTGGAGGGCTTGACCACCAACGCAAAACTCGATAACTCTACCTTGTGTTTCATTGTGAAGCAGTTCCCGACATTGAGTGAGAAGGTCGCCACGCATGACTACCGTCTGAGCATGGACGAGATCTGGGAGATCGCTCGGCGGAAGGAGCGGGTGGCCAGGGTACAGGATATTCGCCGTGCCAGGGACGATCCGCAGACGTCAGACGGGCAAGGCAGCTTCTCAGATGGGGGACCGGCATCCAGAGACGATGGCGGAGGAAGAGAGGACGGAGGACATGATTCAGATGCGGCGAGCTTGTTAGATGGTTGA